Genomic DNA from Hordeum vulgare subsp. vulgare chromosome 2H, MorexV3_pseudomolecules_assembly, whole genome shotgun sequence:
ACCGGCGCGCCTGGCGCCCGGGTCGTTGTGCCGTTTCTGGATTCCGGAGCACATGGACCAGCCCGGCAGACAGACTAGACTTGAGAGCAGCACGCCAGCGCTCGTTGACAGCTGGACCCAGCGGCCCGTACCCGTGCGCCAGGCCCACAGATCCTTGGGTGTTGCGACTTGTGATTCAAAGCTCGTTCCCTGGCAGCCCATCCATCCTTCAATTCAACCGCCGCCGCAGGTACACCACCACTCCTCAAACTTTACAGctcagcctccgcctccgcctccgcctcctggCTCAGGTCCACACGCGCATCCGCACCGTCTCGCTATATATCCATCCCAGCGCTAGCCCACCACCATCCGCACGACGATTTCGCCACGCAACCCGCCAATCAGCGTCGCCTTTCCTAGTTCCTTCTTTGCCTCCTCCAGCGGCCGACCGATCCGGAAggatcctctctctctctctctctccgaccaagaagggaagggaagggaagggatGGGAGGGTTCCAGAGGCAGGTGAAGGAGAGGACCATGGAGGTGAAGGTGGCGGTGCTCAAGGGCGTCAGGGTCGTCGGCGACTTCGGCAAGAAGACGTGGAACAAGGTCAAGGCCATCAAGCGCTGATCCGTCAGATCACCCCGCCCGTCTGCTTCCTTCCTTCGCTCCAGTCCCATAGCTGGTTCATGTACTGCCTGATAGGATCTGTGTTCATCTACTGCCTGATAGGATCTGTTTTTTTTTCCCCCGGTTGTGGTTGTGATTTGGTTTGTTGGATCTGTTTTTGAGGCAACTGAAAATCGTATGGCTTATATTTAGCCTTCTTTTATACAGTACGTATTTCCTTGATTATTATTACTGTATTATTCTTTATCCTTCTTCCTTGCCTGAAGTTTGTTTATGACGAATTTCTGATAGATCATGTATGTGTAGTTGAGACGCTTTGGTCTTTTTCCGCCCAAAGTCATATAGGTGATCAATATGGCTATCTGTCGGTTTCGTAATAAAAAAAAAAAGCATGGCAACCTGCCAACTATTTCGTCTGGCGTTCACAGCGTCCGTCGCTGTTACGCAATTTTCAGAAATATAAGACCGAAAACTTTGTTGATAAAAATCCACGGTTGCTTCTCGAGTGCACTTCCTGTTTAATGTATTCACGCATAAGAAAGGTGGTTGCTTTTTGCATTGAAACATTCCGCATACCTAGCCAAAGTAAGTCTCCCGCATACCTAGCAAAACGTTGAAACAAAGCCAAACTAATGCGGACGCAGCACTAAAAGCCAATAGGAGAGCGCATACCCTCGTACATGAATATAGTTTAGTTTAAAAGCTGACAGCCTAAGGGTTAAAGCGCCGAGCTACGATCATCGAAAGCCCCAATTCACGAACCATTGACACGAGTTGACACAGCAAGCGACAAACAATGAGATGCATATGGAACAGCAATAGAAAAACTCTGAAAAAACTTACAGCTCAACGTACCAAACTGATGCATACAGCACAACTTAAAACTAACGAGCAAAATTTGCAAAATTATACAGTACAGGTACAGTAGCAGCATTTTCCAAGCCAGCCCAGTATACTTTCTGTGAAAATAAACTGCGGTACATCACAGTATGTTGCTCATGAAGATCTATGAGAAGTAACTTCAGAGAAAATGGAATGTCCACAAGATGCCTATTGCGGGGGAGCATCAGGATCCAACCTTTTCTGGATTGCAGCTGCGGCCTGATAAAGAACAAGCACGGCATAAGTAGTATGATATTTTTATCTAATTAGAATGTCAGGGTTAAATGAGGTCATTACCTCGAAATTGCCCAACTTGTACTGTAACATCATTTCCTCACGTAGAAGGGACTGCTGCTTCATCGCTTGAGCCTGACATATGGGGGGAAAGCAAGCATATAATAAGTTAATTGACAGAACGAAAAGTGATTTTAACGTAAACCGATGCTAATGTTTGGTGTTTGCACAATAATCTATTGCTGATAGTATCATCAGAAGATAGTGTACAGCCTAGCAGGCTTAGC
This window encodes:
- the LOC123427325 gene encoding uncharacterized protein LOC123427325 gives rise to the protein MGGFQRQVKERTMEVKVAVLKGVRVVGDFGKKTWNKVKAIKR